Proteins encoded within one genomic window of Oncorhynchus masou masou isolate Uvic2021 chromosome 1, UVic_Omas_1.1, whole genome shotgun sequence:
- the LOC135547688 gene encoding cadherin-15-like has translation MLAQEMASRGLAVLCVLVAGLGQVGSSGQAGREDLNPAALYPWRQRSSGDLSRVKRDWIIPPIRVLENSKQVPENLVQIKSDKIFTGEVIYKLEGPGVDQDPKNLFEIDDKTGWIRSMIPLDREKYRSFTLKAFALSPSGERLENPSTIEIVVLDQNDNRPNFSQKEFAGSVYEFSVPGTSVMSVTATDADDPTTDNAILSYSIIGQESIPLLRINKTMFGINNETGAIYTRDVGLDWEVVKGFRLKLQVADMSGMGLTSLANAVIHVTDINNNPPRFSPDQYTMSAVENKIDFVIGWVNATDNDEPGTGNWETKYTIAKGNPSRNFAIRTDPVTNEGILSVVKALDYESQEVYTLTLTVENVNPLSIKAPKNPVSSATVVVTVVNENEAPRFIKDPIEILVPESVDPGTVLASNIAYDPDNAKLKYDILRDPEGWLIINHETGEIAARKPFNVLSPHVKNNIYNAVIRVTDTDAGGISTTASLVITLWETNDFLPQLFPLMGTVCSESGRKTSGLFLTAVDEDLPPHAEPFTFHLQDINVSANWTIIQVNETHAVLRPLVELETAEYAVTVLVTDSGTPSLSAYAQVNVTVCPCGKDGECKTEAAAIFGTRVGVSFIALLVIMASIALLLLLLLLAVAVGNCRRHHMKKGEGLLVGDSDEDIRDNVLIYDEQGGGEEDENAFNIDLLRNPTEVGPLPISYYPPVSGIPRGKQPLRKDYPDNLPSPSYPRKPPADPTDIEDFINDGLEAADHDPNIPPYDTALIYDYEGDGSLAGSLSSIASASSDGDQDYDYLNDWGPRFKKLANMYDPR, from the exons GTCGGGAGCAGTGGCCAAGCGGGCAGGGAGGACCTGAATCCAGCGGCCCTGTAtccatggagacagaggagcagtGGGGATCTGAGCAGGGTGAAGAGGGACTGGATTATCCCTCCAATCAGGGTGCTGGAGAACAGCAAGCAAGTCCCTGAAAACCTGGTCCAG ATCAAATCAGACAAGATTTTTACTGGAGAAGTGATCTACAAGCTGGAAGGACCAGGGGTTGACCAGGACCCTAAGAACCTGTTTGAGATAGACGATAAAACAGGCTGGATCAGGAGCATGATTCCTCtggacagagagaaatacagaagCTTCACG CTGAAAGCCTTTGCCCTGTCGCCCagtggagagagactggagaatCCCTCCACCATTGAGATCGTAGTGCTGGATCAAAATGATAACCGGCCCAACTTCTCCCAGAAAGAGTTTGCTGGATCCGTTTATGAATTCTCCGTACCAG GCACATCTGTGATGTCTGTGACTGCGACTGATGCTGACGACCCAACCACAGACAACGCTATCCTGAGCTATTCCATCATTGGCCAGGAGAGCATCCCGCTTCTCCGCATCAACAAGACCATGTTTGGCATCAACAACGAGACAGGGGCCATTTACACACGAGACGTGGGTCTAGACTGGGAG GTGGTTAAAGGCTTTCGCTTGAAACTGCAGGTTGCTGACATGTCAGGCATGGGGTTAACCAGTCTTGCGAATGCAGTCATACATGTGACTGACATCAACAACAACCCCCCACGATTCTCCCCAGACCAG TACACTATGTCAGCTGTGGAGAACAAAATAGACTTTGTGATTGGCTGGGTCAACGCCACAGACAATGATGAGCCAGGGACAGGAAACTGGGAGACAAAATACACCATCGCCAAGGGCAACCCCTCTAGGAACTTTGCCATTCGCACAGACCCTGTGACCAACGAGGGTATTCTGTCAGTGGTGAAG GCTCTGGACTACGAGTCCCAAGAGGTGTATACTCTGACTCTGACAGTGGAGAATGTGAACCCTCTCAGCATCAAGGCCCCCAAGAACCCTGTAAGCAGTGCCACAGTGGTGGTGACCGTGGTGAATGAGAACGAGGCCCCACGCTTTATTAAAGACCCCATAGAGATCTTGGTTCCTGAGTCTGTGGACCCTGGCACCGTGCTGGCCAGTAACATCGCCTACGATCCCGATAATGCAAAACTCAA GTATGACATACTCAGAGATCCTGAGGGATGGCTTATAATCAATCACGAGACTGGAGAAATCGCAGCCAGGAAACCGTTCAATGTCCTCTCCCCTCACGTCAAGAACAACATTTACAATGCAGTCATCAGAGTCACAGACACAG ACGCTGGTGGAATCTCGACCACAGCGTCTCTGGTGATCACGTTGTGGGAGACCAATGATTTCCTCCCTCAGCTGTTCCCCCTGATGGGGACGGTGTGCAGCGAGTCAGGGCGGAAGACATCTGGTCTGTTCCTGACTGCTGTGGATGAGGACCTGCCCCCTCATGCAGAACCCTTCACCTTCCACCTGCAAGACATTAATGTGTCTGCCAACTGGACCATCATACAGGTCAATG agactCATGCAGTGCTGCGACCCCTGGTAGAGCTGGAGACAGCGGAATATGCTGTCACTGTGTTGGTGACTGACTCTGGCACCCCAAGTCTCAGTGCATATGCTCAGGTCAATGTGACTGTGTGTCCGTGTGGGAAAGACGGTGAATGTAAGACCGAAGCTGCTGCCATATTCGGAACACGAGTTGGTGTCAGCTTCATCGCCTTACTGGTCATCATGGCCAGCATCGCACTCCTGCTGT TGTTGCTACTCCTGGCTGTAGCCGTGGGTAACTGCAGACGGCATCATATGAAGAAAGGAGAAGGGCTGTTGGTGGGGGATTCAGACGAAGACATCCGTGACAATGTCCTGATCTATGACGAgcagggtggtggagaggaggatgag AATGCCTTCAACATTGACCTACTGAGGAACCCAACGGAAGTGGGACCACTCCCAATATCCTACTACCCTCCCGTCTCTGGCATCCCCAGGGGAAAGCAGCCACTCAGGAAAGACTACCCAGACAACCTGCCCTCCCCCTCGTATCCACGGAAACCCCCAGCGGACCCCACTGACATTGAGGACTTCATCAATGAT GGCCTGGAGGCAGCAGACCATGACCCCAACATCCCTCCCTACGACACAGCTCTGATCTATGACTACGAGGGTGATGGCTCCCTGGCAGGCAGCCTGAGCTCCATCGCCTCAGCCAGCTCAGACGGTGACCAGGACTATGACTACCTCAACGACTGGGGACCACGCTTTAAGAAACTGGCCAACATGTACGACCCACGCTAA
- the LOC135547676 gene encoding paraplegin-like isoform X1 produces MFRSLAGRDMAALRRASSCRKYKTIIWTVSGRNNCQFVNKRPNNDGAKLQQSTCMNCKILSCSLRPFVTQPHNGLNPGLIQQLLHRPMSPRLTAISKLMIKNSLFKNPVDLWNILGSTNYFSTSQSKQQDQKNSDGPKGKTPEEDEEEKKRREQEDQMYRERLRTLFIIALVMSLLNSINTSGGNISWNDFVNEMLAKGEVSRVQVVPESDIVEIYLHPGAVIFGRPRLALMYRMQVANIDKFEEKLRAAEEELNIDAKDRIPVSYKRTGFFGNALYALGMAAIGVAILWYIFRLAGMGGKEGGFSAFNQLKMAKFTIVNGKSGKGVSFKDVAGMHEAKMEVKEFVDYLKCPDRYLNLGAKVPKGSLLLGPPGCGKTLLAKAVATEAQVPFLAMAGSEFVEVIGGLGAARVRSLFKEARARAPCIVYIDEIDAVGKKRSNNMSGFSNTEEEQTLNQLLVEMDGMGTTDHVIVLASTNRADILDNALMRPGRLDRHIFIDFPTLQERKEIYEQHLKILKLTHPASSYSLRLAELTPGFSGADIANICNEAALHAAREGYKSIDTFNFEYAVERVLAGSVKKSKILSKEEQRIVAFHESGHALVGWLLEHTEALMKVSIAPRTNAALGFAQILPRDQYLFSKEQLFERMCMALGGRASEAITFNKITTGAQDDLRKVTRVAYSMVKQYGMSSSVGQVSFPETEEQGAVGRRPFSQGLQQQMDHEAKLLIARAYRQTEKLLLDNRDKLIMLANALLEREVVNYEDIEALLGPPPHGPKKMIAPQSWIEAEKDKQDTGEDDEPRPPPRRKDDNDEHLNLRPV; encoded by the exons ATGTTCCGTAGTCTAGCAGGCAGGGATATGGCAGCTCTGCGACGTGCCAGTTCTTGTAGGAAGTACAAGACCATAATATGGACCGTGTCGGGACGCAACAACTGTCAATTTGTCAACAAGCGTCCAAACAACGATGGCGCCAAACTGCAGCAATCGACATGTATGAACTGTAAAATATTATCATGCTCACTTCGTCCATTTGTGACTCAACCACATAATGGCCTCAACCCTGGGCTCATTCAG CAACTGCTACACAGACCCATGAGTCCCAGATTGACTGCAATAAGTAAGCTAATGATCAAGAACAGCTTGTTCAAAAACCCTGTTGACCTGTGGAATATTTTAG GTTCCACAAATTATTTCAGCACATCTCAGTCTAAACAACAAGATCAAAAGAACAGTGATGGACCCAAGGGAAAAACTCCAGAGGAAGATGAAG AGGAGAAGAAGCGGCGGGAGCAAGAGGATCAGATGTACAGGGAACGTCTGCGCACTCTCTTCATCATCGCGCTGGTCATGAGCCTCCTCAACTCCATCAACACCAGCGGGGGAAACATCTCCTGGAATGACTTTGTCAATGAGATGCTGGCCAAGGGTGAGGTGTCTCGTGTGCAGGTGGTCCCGGAGAGTGACATCGTAGAAATCTACCTCCACCCTGGAGCAGTCATCTTCGGAAGGCCT AGGCTGGCTCTGATGTACCGTATGCAGGTGGCCAACATTGACAAATTCGAGGAGAAGCTCAGAGCTGCAGAAGAGGAGCTGAACATTGACGCCAAGGACAGGATCCCAGTCTCCTACAAGCGCACTGGCTTCTTTGGAAA TGCACTTTATGCCCTTGGAATGGCTGCCATTGGGGTGGCAATCCTGTGGTATATTTTCCGCCTGGCTGGCATGGGTGGAAAAGAGGGCGGCTTCAGTGCATTT AACCAGCTGAAAATGGCCAAGTTCACTATTGTGAATGGCAAGTCTGGGAAGGGTGTGAGTTTCAAAGATGTGGCGGGCATGCACGAGGCAAAGATGGAGGTGAAGGAGTTTGTTGACTATTTGAAG TGCCCAGACAGGTACCTCAATCTGGGGGCCAAAGTCCCTAAGGGCTCCCTGCTGCTGGGGCCCCCAGGCTGTGGAAAGACTCTGCTGGCCAAGGCTGTGGCCACAGAGGCACAGGTGCCCTTCCTGGCCATGGCAGGCTCTGAGTTTGTGGAAGTCATTGGGG GTCTTGGTGCTGCCAGGGTGAGGAGTCTGTTCAAAGAGGCGCGTGCTCGAGCCCCCTGCATCGTCTACATAGATGAGATTGATGCTGTGGGAAAGAAGCGCTCCAATAACATGTCTGGCTTCTCGAACACCGAGGAAGAGCAGACCCTCAATCAACTGCTGGTGGAGATGGACG GAATGGGCACTACTGACCATGTGATAGTCCTGGCCTCCACAAACCGGGCGGACATTTTGGACAATGCTCTCATGAGACCAGGGAGACTGGACAGGCACATATTTATCGACTTCCCCACACTGCAG GAGAGGAAGGAGATCTACGAGCAGCACCTGAAGATACTCAAGCTCACCCACCCAGCCAGCAGCTATTCCCTGCGTCTGGCAGAGCTCACCCCAGGGTTCAGTG GGGCAGACATTGCCAATATCTGTAACGAAGCAGCCCTGCACGCTGCCAGGGAAGGCTACAAGTCCATCGACACCTTCAACTTTGAGTATGCTGTGGAGAGAGTCCTAGCCG GAAGTGTGAAGAAAAGTAAGATCCTGTCCAAAGAGGAGCAGAGGATTGTAGCGTTCCATGAGTCTGGCCATGCCCTGGTTGGATGGCTGTTAGAGCACACAGAGGCACTCATGAAG GTGTCCATTGCCCCCAGGACCAACGCTGCCCTCGGCTTTGCCCAGATCCTGCCCAGAGACCAGTACCTGTTCTCCAAAGAACAGCTGTTTGAGAGGATGTGTATGGCTCTAGGAGGAAGAGCCTCGGAGGCCATCACCTTCAACAAGATCACCACAG GTGCCCAGGATGACCTGCGGAAGGTGACTCGTGTGGCCTACTCCATGGTGAAGCAGTATGGCATGTCCTCCAGTGTGGGTCAGGTGTCCTTCCCTGAGACAGAGGAGCAGGGAGCTGTCGGACGCAGGCCCTTTAGCCAGGGCCTCCAGCAGCAGATGGACCAC GAAGCGAAGCTGTTGATAGCACGCGCCTACAGACAGACCGAGAAACTGCTTCTGGATAACAGAGACAAGCTGATAATG TTGGCCAATGCTCTTCTGGAGCGGGAAGTGGTGAACTATGAGGACATCGAGGCTCTGCTGGGACCCCCTCCCCACGGGCCCAAGAAGATGATCGCCCCTCAAAGCTGGATCGAAGCAGAGAAGGACAAGCAGGACACAGGGGAGGATGATGAGCCACGCCCACCTCCTCGTAGGAAGGACGATAATGATGAACATCTGAACCTGAGGCCTGTATGA
- the LOC135547676 gene encoding paraplegin-like isoform X2, which yields MAALRRASSCRKYKTIIWTVSGRNNCQFVNKRPNNDGAKLQQSTCMNCKILSCSLRPFVTQPHNGLNPGLIQQLLHRPMSPRLTAISKLMIKNSLFKNPVDLWNILGSTNYFSTSQSKQQDQKNSDGPKGKTPEEDEEEKKRREQEDQMYRERLRTLFIIALVMSLLNSINTSGGNISWNDFVNEMLAKGEVSRVQVVPESDIVEIYLHPGAVIFGRPRLALMYRMQVANIDKFEEKLRAAEEELNIDAKDRIPVSYKRTGFFGNALYALGMAAIGVAILWYIFRLAGMGGKEGGFSAFNQLKMAKFTIVNGKSGKGVSFKDVAGMHEAKMEVKEFVDYLKCPDRYLNLGAKVPKGSLLLGPPGCGKTLLAKAVATEAQVPFLAMAGSEFVEVIGGLGAARVRSLFKEARARAPCIVYIDEIDAVGKKRSNNMSGFSNTEEEQTLNQLLVEMDGMGTTDHVIVLASTNRADILDNALMRPGRLDRHIFIDFPTLQERKEIYEQHLKILKLTHPASSYSLRLAELTPGFSGADIANICNEAALHAAREGYKSIDTFNFEYAVERVLAGSVKKSKILSKEEQRIVAFHESGHALVGWLLEHTEALMKVSIAPRTNAALGFAQILPRDQYLFSKEQLFERMCMALGGRASEAITFNKITTGAQDDLRKVTRVAYSMVKQYGMSSSVGQVSFPETEEQGAVGRRPFSQGLQQQMDHEAKLLIARAYRQTEKLLLDNRDKLIMLANALLEREVVNYEDIEALLGPPPHGPKKMIAPQSWIEAEKDKQDTGEDDEPRPPPRRKDDNDEHLNLRPV from the exons ATGGCAGCTCTGCGACGTGCCAGTTCTTGTAGGAAGTACAAGACCATAATATGGACCGTGTCGGGACGCAACAACTGTCAATTTGTCAACAAGCGTCCAAACAACGATGGCGCCAAACTGCAGCAATCGACATGTATGAACTGTAAAATATTATCATGCTCACTTCGTCCATTTGTGACTCAACCACATAATGGCCTCAACCCTGGGCTCATTCAG CAACTGCTACACAGACCCATGAGTCCCAGATTGACTGCAATAAGTAAGCTAATGATCAAGAACAGCTTGTTCAAAAACCCTGTTGACCTGTGGAATATTTTAG GTTCCACAAATTATTTCAGCACATCTCAGTCTAAACAACAAGATCAAAAGAACAGTGATGGACCCAAGGGAAAAACTCCAGAGGAAGATGAAG AGGAGAAGAAGCGGCGGGAGCAAGAGGATCAGATGTACAGGGAACGTCTGCGCACTCTCTTCATCATCGCGCTGGTCATGAGCCTCCTCAACTCCATCAACACCAGCGGGGGAAACATCTCCTGGAATGACTTTGTCAATGAGATGCTGGCCAAGGGTGAGGTGTCTCGTGTGCAGGTGGTCCCGGAGAGTGACATCGTAGAAATCTACCTCCACCCTGGAGCAGTCATCTTCGGAAGGCCT AGGCTGGCTCTGATGTACCGTATGCAGGTGGCCAACATTGACAAATTCGAGGAGAAGCTCAGAGCTGCAGAAGAGGAGCTGAACATTGACGCCAAGGACAGGATCCCAGTCTCCTACAAGCGCACTGGCTTCTTTGGAAA TGCACTTTATGCCCTTGGAATGGCTGCCATTGGGGTGGCAATCCTGTGGTATATTTTCCGCCTGGCTGGCATGGGTGGAAAAGAGGGCGGCTTCAGTGCATTT AACCAGCTGAAAATGGCCAAGTTCACTATTGTGAATGGCAAGTCTGGGAAGGGTGTGAGTTTCAAAGATGTGGCGGGCATGCACGAGGCAAAGATGGAGGTGAAGGAGTTTGTTGACTATTTGAAG TGCCCAGACAGGTACCTCAATCTGGGGGCCAAAGTCCCTAAGGGCTCCCTGCTGCTGGGGCCCCCAGGCTGTGGAAAGACTCTGCTGGCCAAGGCTGTGGCCACAGAGGCACAGGTGCCCTTCCTGGCCATGGCAGGCTCTGAGTTTGTGGAAGTCATTGGGG GTCTTGGTGCTGCCAGGGTGAGGAGTCTGTTCAAAGAGGCGCGTGCTCGAGCCCCCTGCATCGTCTACATAGATGAGATTGATGCTGTGGGAAAGAAGCGCTCCAATAACATGTCTGGCTTCTCGAACACCGAGGAAGAGCAGACCCTCAATCAACTGCTGGTGGAGATGGACG GAATGGGCACTACTGACCATGTGATAGTCCTGGCCTCCACAAACCGGGCGGACATTTTGGACAATGCTCTCATGAGACCAGGGAGACTGGACAGGCACATATTTATCGACTTCCCCACACTGCAG GAGAGGAAGGAGATCTACGAGCAGCACCTGAAGATACTCAAGCTCACCCACCCAGCCAGCAGCTATTCCCTGCGTCTGGCAGAGCTCACCCCAGGGTTCAGTG GGGCAGACATTGCCAATATCTGTAACGAAGCAGCCCTGCACGCTGCCAGGGAAGGCTACAAGTCCATCGACACCTTCAACTTTGAGTATGCTGTGGAGAGAGTCCTAGCCG GAAGTGTGAAGAAAAGTAAGATCCTGTCCAAAGAGGAGCAGAGGATTGTAGCGTTCCATGAGTCTGGCCATGCCCTGGTTGGATGGCTGTTAGAGCACACAGAGGCACTCATGAAG GTGTCCATTGCCCCCAGGACCAACGCTGCCCTCGGCTTTGCCCAGATCCTGCCCAGAGACCAGTACCTGTTCTCCAAAGAACAGCTGTTTGAGAGGATGTGTATGGCTCTAGGAGGAAGAGCCTCGGAGGCCATCACCTTCAACAAGATCACCACAG GTGCCCAGGATGACCTGCGGAAGGTGACTCGTGTGGCCTACTCCATGGTGAAGCAGTATGGCATGTCCTCCAGTGTGGGTCAGGTGTCCTTCCCTGAGACAGAGGAGCAGGGAGCTGTCGGACGCAGGCCCTTTAGCCAGGGCCTCCAGCAGCAGATGGACCAC GAAGCGAAGCTGTTGATAGCACGCGCCTACAGACAGACCGAGAAACTGCTTCTGGATAACAGAGACAAGCTGATAATG TTGGCCAATGCTCTTCTGGAGCGGGAAGTGGTGAACTATGAGGACATCGAGGCTCTGCTGGGACCCCCTCCCCACGGGCCCAAGAAGATGATCGCCCCTCAAAGCTGGATCGAAGCAGAGAAGGACAAGCAGGACACAGGGGAGGATGATGAGCCACGCCCACCTCCTCGTAGGAAGGACGATAATGATGAACATCTGAACCTGAGGCCTGTATGA